The Streptomyces sp. NBC_01439 genome contains the following window.
CTGGCCCATTCGGGCGGGTCGGTCATGGACAGGAACGATCCGCGGTCCAGGCCCAGCAGCAGGTGGGCGGCGACCAGCGAGCGGGGCAGGGCGGCCGCGCGGTCCGCGGGTCCCGACCCACCGGGCGGGGTCCACGGGCTGGTGTTCTCCACCACGGCCCGGAGCCGGAGCACGCGGTAGGCGCCGGGGAGTTCGGTGGCGTGCACCCGCAGTACCCCCTCGATCTCCTCGGTGCGGCGCACCAGGCGGCCCACCGTGCGCCCGTCGGCATCGAGGACGGGCTCGGGGTCGACGCGGGCGGGGCGGCGGAAGGGGAAGGTGACGCCGTCATCGCCCAACAGTTCGGCAACGGGGACGCTCACCTCGACCCGTTCCTCGGCGCCCTCGTCCCAAGGCACGAGGACCCGGTCGGCCATGTGCAGTTCGGCGACCTCCGTGAAGCCGCCGCCGTCCGTGGCCCGTTGGACCGTACGCCGCTGCGCGTGCAGGAAGCGCAGCTCCAGGGCGAGCGTGGCCGCGCCGCGCGGTTCCATCAGGATCTCGGTCTGCTGGAGGACGTGCTCCTCGTGCGCGCGGCCCCAGGCCGGGGGCACGAGGACGCCGAACTGCCAGCGCAGCCGGTTCTTCGCGGCCGAGGCCCGGTACGGGTAGAGCACGTACCCCTCCAGCAGGACCGCGTCGGCCACCTGCCGGGCGACCGCGAAGCGGGAGTCGGGGGTGGTCGTCGTGGTCACGGGGCCGCCCTCTCGGTGAGGCGCGGCAGAAGGGCGCCCAGCCGGACGGGCCCGGGCGGTTGCGGCGGGGCGGCCGCGTCGAGCAGGGCCCGTACGGTCGCCTCCCACGAGGCGAGGGCGTGGCGGGAGCGGAAGGCGAGCAGCTCGTCCATGGTGTCGCGGGGCAGCCGCAGCCAGCCGCAGCCGGGGAAGTGCTGTTCGATCATTTCGCGCCACACGGCCACGGGCATCCGGTACGCGGCTTCGCGGTCCCAGGGCACCGGCTCGACGCGGAAGCCGGCGTCACCGGTGAAGGCGGTGCCGGAGAACAGCATCAGCAGCGGTACCTCGCCGTCCGTCAGGGCTTCGAAGTACCGGGTGGCGGCGATGTCCATGTCGTAGGTGCAGGGCACGACCAGATCGGTCTCGGTCTCCCCGGTGAAGCTCGGCACCATGACGGAGACCTGCGCGAACTGCAGGGGCTGGAGGGTGTTGCCCCACCGGGAGCGTTCGCCGAACAGGTCCGCGAGCCCTTCCGCCTCGGCGGGGCCGTAGCCGCGCCGGGCCGGTTCGATGCGGATCTGGCAGCGCAGGGCGATGGCGTGCACCCGGGCGCCCCCGGCCGCGGTGATCCGCAGCCGGAAGACGAGGGTGGGACCGGCGGCGTACGCGTCGGCGCGCACCCCGGTACAGGTGAAGGCGAATTCCGTCATCGGATCCCGTCCTCGCCCTCGTCCTCGTCCGCCGTCCGGGGCAGGGCCCTGGCCCGTCGTTCGACCTGCTCGAAGAAGGTCTTCAGGGCGGCCCGGGCCTCCGCCCCGCCGTCGAAGCCCTGCCACAGCAGCCGCATCCGCCCCACCAGCTCGTAGCAGATGTCGATCGGCACCAGGTAGCAGTCGGTGCGGTCCTGCGTGCGGCGCAGCAGCAGCGCCTCGACGTCGGGTTCGAGGAGCGCGGCCAGCCGGCCGCTGCCGAGCACGGTCTGCCAGGTCTCGGGGTCGAGTTCGCTCTCGGTGGCCCCGGCCGGACTCGGGTAGAGGGCGACCAGCCGGTCGAGGGCGGCGTTGCGGAAGAAGAACGCGACGCCGACCGGGATCTGGAGGAGTTCCCACGCGCCGTCGTCGAGCCGGTGGTCGGGGTCGGTGAGGTAGCGGTCCGGTACGGCCCGTAGGCGTCCGGTGCCCGCTCCGGGCCGGTCGAACAGCAGGGCGCAGGCGGTGCACGCGCAGATCAGCGCGCGCTGTTCGGTCTGCACCAGGTGGCGGTGGCCGTCCGGGGACACGGCGACCCCGCACAGTTCGCAGGTCTCGGGCCGGGGCGGGCGCGGGCCCGCGAACCGGCGCAGCCCGCGCGGGGCGCGCGGGCCGTCGTGGAGGAGACCGGGCCCGCTCACGGCACCCGCGCCGGGCTCGGGGGCCGGGTGCCGATCTGCAGGAGGGCGGGGGCGGGGGCCGCGGCCGGCTCCCGCTCCACGCTCGTCACCTCGGGGGCGAAGCAGGCCAGGGTGTCCTCGAGGGTCCGCCCGGCGTCGCCGTGGCTGCCGGAGCCCGAGC
Protein-coding sequences here:
- a CDS encoding DUF6084 family protein; its protein translation is MTEFAFTCTGVRADAYAAGPTLVFRLRITAAGGARVHAIALRCQIRIEPARRGYGPAEAEGLADLFGERSRWGNTLQPLQFAQVSVMVPSFTGETETDLVVPCTYDMDIAATRYFEALTDGEVPLLMLFSGTAFTGDAGFRVEPVPWDREAAYRMPVAVWREMIEQHFPGCGWLRLPRDTMDELLAFRSRHALASWEATVRALLDAAAPPQPPGPVRLGALLPRLTERAAP
- a CDS encoding DUF5947 family protein: MSGPGLLHDGPRAPRGLRRFAGPRPPRPETCELCGVAVSPDGHRHLVQTEQRALICACTACALLFDRPGAGTGRLRAVPDRYLTDPDHRLDDGAWELLQIPVGVAFFFRNAALDRLVALYPSPAGATESELDPETWQTVLGSGRLAALLEPDVEALLLRRTQDRTDCYLVPIDICYELVGRMRLLWQGFDGGAEARAALKTFFEQVERRARALPRTADEDEGEDGIR